TAGGTTCTTCTGTTAGTCTTTTACAAAATTATCTGCTGGCAGGAGCGTTACAGATGATAGAAGTCATGGGCCGCATTGATTTATCTCATGCGGATTAAAAAGCCAGGACTACATATTTGTGCCGGTCAATAAATCTACTAAGTCGGATTTAACCCGCAGGCAAGCTAAAAACTAAAAAAATGGCCGGGTTGCTGACCAATCTAACCAAACCTTATTAGTACTACTGTTATGAAAACTTTAAAAAACGATATAGTTACCACCCAAGATATTAACGAACTGGTAGAAGCCTTTTATCAGAAAATAAAAGCTCAGCCTTATTTGTGCGCTTTGTTCGATCAGCTAAGTCCTAGAGATTGGACCCAACACCTTTTTCAGATGAAAAACTTCTGGAATTCGGTGTTGCTCAAATCTGCTTCTTTTACCGGGCACCCGCTTATTTTGCACGCCTTTTTACCCGCCGAGCAAGCGCAGGTAAAAGAATGGATTTACCTGTTTCACGAAACCGTAGAAGAACATTTTACCGGACCTACCGCCAATGTAGCGCAATCCTTGGCCGATAAAATCCGGCGGATTTTTACCTATACCGCGCCCGAATTGTAGAATAGGCTTAAATTTCAGAGATAATGGAAGCGCAGCTTTCGGTTTAGTTATATAGCAATAAAAAAAGCTCGAACCAAATGTTTGACTTTCAGGAGGAAGCTATTTGGCTACGTACCTGAATAGTTTCCTCCTGAATAACCTCTGTGAAAATGTTAGGGATAAAAAAAGGTTTTTGCAGTGTTTGCAAAGGAATGTAAGCAGATCAATTTTTAAAAAAATAAATTTTTAAAGCCATGAATCGCACTTTACGGAATGATGTGGATCTTCGGTTTAACCAGTTAAGTTTGTTTGCCCTTTTACTGTGGGCCGGCATGGTAGCGGGTATTTCGTTTCTGGAAGCGCCGCTAAAGTTTACCGCGCCGCAAGTAACTCTGGCGATTGGTTTAGGTATTGGCCGTTTAGTGTTTAGCTGGCTGAATAAGGTGGAACTGGTTTTGGGAGCCTTAGTGGTATTTGGGTTGTTTTTTAATCGCCCACCATTCCGGATTTGGTTGCCGGTACTACTGTTGTTGGGTGTTTTAATGCTGCAAACCACCTGGCTTTTACCCGCTCTGGATGCGCGGGCGTTGCAGATAATGGCCGGTAGAATACCGCAACCAAGTTACTTTCACCTGGTGTACGTAACCCTCGAAATTTTTAAATTAGGACTGCTCCTCGGCGCAGCTTCGGCGGTTTACCATTACCAATTTGTACCTGCACCCGCCCGAAGACAAGCCGTAATGAACTAGGGTTTTTTGTAATTAGAAATTAGGCATTAATTTAACTTGGCAACTTCATGAAAATTTACCCATAAAATTAGTTTTGGAGACTGCTGAAAATGTGAATTTTTAAAAAATCCTGTTATAGAAGCATTTATAGCTGGATAAGTTTGTTAATCAATCAAGTAAGTCGAGAATTTAACTTTTATACAAAGGAAATAACAGGAACGGGAGTAAGGTCGTAATACCAAACCGTTTCGCAAATTTTAAAAATAATGCAAAAAGCTTTAGTTGATATTACTACCGAGGACGATATTAAAACCCTCGTCGATCGCTTTTACGAAAAGGTAAACCAGGATGCTATGCTGTCGCCTATCTTTAACGATTTTGCAAAAGTTGACTGGGAAAAACATTTACCCAAAATGTACCAGTTTTGGAGTTCTATTTTGTTAGGCACCTTTACCTACGCCGGACAACCTTTTCCGAAGCACGCTTTTTTGCCGGTAAACCCCACGCATTTTGCCCAGTGGCTGCACTTGTTTTACCAAACCGTAAACGAGAACTTCAGTGGCCCTATCGCCGACGAGGCCAAAATACGCGCCGCCAACATCGCCCGTATTTTCTCCAACAAAATCGAAATCATCCAAGGCCGTCAACCCGCCATCCCCACTGTTAAAAGCCAGGAAGATTAATTTATAATCACTGTATTTCTTAGTCTGCTAAACCTAATTTTATATATAATAAGCCTTAAAAATTTTAAGATAAAAATTAATTATAGGGCGGAAGTTACTTCCGTGCCTTTTTTTGCTTATAATTTTACTCGAGGAAAGTTGAAGTTTAAGTCTCGGAAGTAACTTCCGCGCCATAGCTCCTGTGCCATAATTCAAGATTGATAGCAAAATGAATAGCAGTAGCTAAACGCGATTGATACCAGTTTGGCTATTGAGCACCTGCTAGGGTTCTGGTTTTGCACAGCAAAATTCCGCAGCGGAGCGAGGAAAGGAAGCTTAGACCGTCCGAAAGAGCTAAACGAGGCCTGCCGGCCATGAGGCAAAACTTGAAATCTCAAACTAGATAGCACCAAAGCCTGGAGACTTGAAAAGGCTCCAAGTAAGTACAGTAAATTACTAAATTTTTAAAAATTTACTTTTTAGCAGCTTGCTTCAGCCGATGCAGGTTCCGGCTGAAAGCCGGAGTAAAGTCACAGACTTTACCATATTGGTAGGCACAAGTTAAAAAACTTGCGCCAGAGAATGAGCATAGAGATAGAAACAGGCTCTACAGAATGGCTGTGAATTGACAACGTTTTTTATTAAAAAACTACGCTTCTTGCTTCTCCAAACCAAACAACGCCGTCAAACCCGAAAGTAAAGCATCGGATTCTCCCCGCTGACAGGCTGCTTTTAATTCCAGAACCGGCAGTTTTACAATCTTATTCAGAATATTCTGAGTAATAGCCTCCACAAGTTGCTGTTCATCGGAATTCAGTTTTTTTACATACCGCGCGACTTCCTGCTGCCGGATTTGCTCTAGTTGGTTTTTAAACTGCTGAATAGCGGGAGAAATAGCGGTTTCGCGCCGCCAGTTTTTAAATTCCTGCTGGGCTTCGGCCACCATAGCTTGTACTTGGGGGATAGCTGCCAGTCGTTTGGTTAAAGCCTCGGTAGCCCGGTTATTAATCGTATCAATATTATAAACTTCTACGCCCGGTATAGTAGCTATCGTATCATCTACGCTACGTGGCATTGATAAATCGACGAAATACTTGTGCCGGATGGGACCCAGGCTGCCCACCTCTTTTTGGCTGATGTAAAAACAATCGCCCGGCACCGAGGAGATAACTACATCGGCAGTTGATATGGCCGCAGGTAGGTCTTCCCAGGCAACTGCCTCAAACTGGGTGCGCTCGGCTAGTTCTATGGCCTTTTGTGGCGTGCGGTTGGCGATCACCAGGTTATTGATTTTAGATTTTTTAAAATTGAGGCACACATTGGCTCCCATTTCGCCGAGCCCAATCAGAAGTACCCGCGGATTTTTGATAAACTGGGTAATTTCTTCTACCAATTCCACGGTAGCGTACGCTACCGAAGCTGCTCCATCGCGAAAAGTTGTTTCGTTGGTTACTCGTTTATTCGTGAAGAAAATGGTGTGCAGCAAGCGGTGCAAAAATGGACCAGCCATTTCGGCGTCGGCGGACCATTGATACGCATTTTTTACCTGGTTTAAAATCTGGAAATCGCCGATTACCTGCGATTCTAAGCCTAAAGCTACGTGAAACAAGTGCTGTATGGCTTGGTCTGGTTCTGGTAACCGGGTAAAATAAGGCTCGATTTCTTTGGCGGCAATAAATCCTTTCTCGATGGCGAGCAGTTTAATAATATCCTGGGCTACCTCCTGATCGGCCGTATAATACACCTCCGTGCGGTTGCAGGTAGAAAGCACCAAGGCTTCGGAAACCGGTGTGTATTCTTTTATTTTCTGCAGTAGATTTTTACAAGCCATCTCGTTTAAAGCCACCATCTCCCGGATGGCAATGGGTGCATTTTTGTAGGATAAAGAAATGGCTCGAAACTGGTTTGGCATAGCGGTAAGTTTACTATGCAAAATTCCGGAATAGTTGCGGCTCTCAATATGACAAAAATCATCCTTTCCGGAGATTGTTATCACCCAGATAGAAGCCACATTGCTGGTAGTGAAGACACCACCAAAAGCGCCTGAATAATTAATTCCGTCGTATTCTGAAATTTTAAAAATTTAAATTACGAAAATGCTTCACCGTTATGGTATCCAGTAGCTAAAGTCTAGTGTCTAAAGTCTAGCGTCTAGCATCTCGTAACTACTTAATTACGCATGCGGGCCAGCTTATCGGAGTTTACAATGGTAATTTTGCCGCCGTTAATGTCAATCAGTTTTTCGTCTTTAAAATCCGACAAGGTGCGGATCACGGTTTCTTTGGAGGCACCCACAATATTGGCCAGATCTTCGCGCGACATGGTTACCTGGTAGTTTTTGCCTTTGTCTTTTTGGTATTGTTTCTCGACCAGCAATAAGGCTTCGGCTACCCGCTTGCGCACGGAGTTATAGGCCAGCTTCAGTAAACGTTCTTCGCGGTCGGCCAGGTTATCCGATAAAATTTTTATGAATTTATTCGCTACATCGCGGTTGTGGTACAACAACGAAAAAAACTCTTCTTTGTGAATCAAACAAACCTCCGCATCTTCCAGGGCCTCTGCCGATTCGCGGTAGGTTTTATCTTCGAGTAAATCCAGGTAACCGATAAAATCGCCTTCTTTGTACAGGTTGGTGATGTACTCGCGGCCTTCTTCGTTGGTTTTGTAGGTCTTTATTTTACCTTTATTTAAAAAATACAAAGCCTGCGGGTACTGGCCTTCAGTAAACAATTGCTGTTTTTTCTGGTAATGGGTAAGCTTGCGCTCGTTGGCGATTAAGTTATTGAGCTCCTGCAAACCTTTTGCTTCCTGAATAAAATCCTGCAAGCCTTCAGCGTTTTTCTGGAATTCGGCTTTTACAATGCTATTCTTTTTCAGGCGCATTTCCACGGCGTCCAGCAGCTCTAAATCGTCGAAAGGTTTGATTAAGTAATCATCGGCGCCTAAATTCATGCCTTTCCGGAAATCTTCTTTCTCGGATTTGGCCGTTAAAAATATAAACGGAATGCCCGAGGTGGCCGGGTTTTTACTTAACAGGTGCAGTACGCCGTAGCCATCCAGTTGCGGCATCATGATATCGCAAATAATTAAATCGGGTTTTTCGGTTTGGGCCAGCACTACGCCGGCCTTGCCGTGCTCGGCTTGTACTACTTCATAATCGGCCAGCGCTAAAATTTCGGCTATGTTTTCCCGGATCTCCGGATTGTCTTCTATCAGTAAAATTTTCTTCATCGTGTTGTGTTTCTCCCAAATTGAACGGTAAATGTGGTGCCCACTTGCAAAATACTTTCGTAGGTCAAAGTGCCTTGCATGATGTCTACGTAGCGTTTTACGATATTCAACCCTAAACCGGTACCCTCGTAATTGGTAGCGTTCTGCGCCCGGAAAAACGGCGTAAATAAATGCGTTTGATCTGCTTCCGGAATACCAATGCCTTCGTCCTGCACCCGCAAAATAATAGTTTCCGGAGTTATAGTGGTAGTTAAATAAATGTTTTTGCCTTCGGCGGAATATTTGCTGGCGTTGGAGAGCAGGTTGAGCAATATGTTTTTGAGTAATTGCTTGTCCAGCGTTACCTGGTCGGGCTGGCCCTGGTGCTGAAAGTGGATTTGCTGGCCCACCTTCAGGTATCCTTGCATTTCTTCTACAATGCCGGCGGCAAAAGGCTCTAAAGCAAAACTGGTAGGTACGTTGTAAATCTTGCCTTCTTCGATGCGGCTCAGCGACAGGAAATCGTTTAAAATACCCGTTAAATTACTGACCGCTGATTTGATCCGGTTCACGTGTTTCTGGCGTTTCTCATCGTCTTCGGTAAGTTTGTATTTACCAATCAGCGAGGCCGATGATAACACGGTACTCAGTGGCGTGCGGAACTCGTGGGAGGCAATGGTAACGAACCGGGATTTGAGTTCGTTGAGTTCTTTTTCTTTTTGCAGCGCTTTTTTAATTTCCTGCTGGGCCTCAAATAAGCTTTTGTTGGTTTCTTCCAGTTTGATCACGGCCTCGGCCAGTTCCTGGGTGCGCACCATTACCCGTTGCTCTAGTTCGGTATTTAGCTTTTGAATTTCGGCCAAATTTTTAGCGTGCTCCAGGCTGTACCGTACGGAGCGTTCCAGGTCGAAAGGAGTGAAGGTGCCTTTTACCAGATAATCCGAAGCGCCAATGTGCATGGCTTTTTCGTCGGTTTCGCGGTTGCTCTGGCCAGTTAGTAAAATAAATGGAGCCAGACTCCCGCTTTGTATCGCCATGGCAATTAACTCTAATCCGTCGTGGGCTCCGAGGCGGTAGTCTACTAGATATACTTGGTGTTTTTGCTCTTGAATCAACGTTAACGCTTCAGTAAAAGAAGCGGTCCAGTCGAGGTGGTAGGGGTTGCCGGGAATATCGTTTATGATATCCTGGGTGATGATAAAGTCGTCTTCATCGTCGTCTACCAGTAATATTTTTATTTTTTCAGACATCTGTTAAGGTAAAACTGAAAAATTACTATTCGCTTAATTTGCGTGGATTTACTTCCGTGCCTTTCGAATCAAGTTAACTTAAAAAGTTCTCGTTTGCATAGCTACGATTTTAGTTGTAATATCTAAGTGGAGTTGTTTCATTGCTGAAGTTCTGTTCTTTTTGTCTTGACACAAAAAGAACCAAAAAAGTCAAGACGCTAAAAACTCGCTGACCGCTCAAACAGTTTAGCGTCACTTTCTGCACCTGGAACGGCTACTTGTTGCATAGTATAATTTCAGAATTTAAAATTTTTAAAAATTTCTTTGTGTTAATTTATGCTGGCGCGAGCGTCTCGCTCGTGTCTACTATCTGCTAGGCCTCTGGCCGGGCAAACCAATCAACTTTTCCTTAAAAGCTAATCAGCAACAAATTCCAACCGGCCAGAGGCCGGACGATAATCATCACGAGCGTGGACGCTCGCGAGAGTTCGAAACAGGTTAAGAATATAAAGTCCATCTTTGGAGGGGGGAGGATCAATCTCCCCCGAAAATATTATGGT
The sequence above is a segment of the Adhaeribacter swui genome. Coding sequences within it:
- a CDS encoding group III truncated hemoglobin; this encodes MKTLKNDIVTTQDINELVEAFYQKIKAQPYLCALFDQLSPRDWTQHLFQMKNFWNSVLLKSASFTGHPLILHAFLPAEQAQVKEWIYLFHETVEEHFTGPTANVAQSLADKIRRIFTYTAPEL
- a CDS encoding group III truncated hemoglobin: MQKALVDITTEDDIKTLVDRFYEKVNQDAMLSPIFNDFAKVDWEKHLPKMYQFWSSILLGTFTYAGQPFPKHAFLPVNPTHFAQWLHLFYQTVNENFSGPIADEAKIRAANIARIFSNKIEIIQGRQPAIPTVKSQED
- the hemA gene encoding glutamyl-tRNA reductase, with protein sequence MPNQFRAISLSYKNAPIAIREMVALNEMACKNLLQKIKEYTPVSEALVLSTCNRTEVYYTADQEVAQDIIKLLAIEKGFIAAKEIEPYFTRLPEPDQAIQHLFHVALGLESQVIGDFQILNQVKNAYQWSADAEMAGPFLHRLLHTIFFTNKRVTNETTFRDGAASVAYATVELVEEITQFIKNPRVLLIGLGEMGANVCLNFKKSKINNLVIANRTPQKAIELAERTQFEAVAWEDLPAAISTADVVISSVPGDCFYISQKEVGSLGPIRHKYFVDLSMPRSVDDTIATIPGVEVYNIDTINNRATEALTKRLAAIPQVQAMVAEAQQEFKNWRRETAISPAIQQFKNQLEQIRQQEVARYVKKLNSDEQQLVEAITQNILNKIVKLPVLELKAACQRGESDALLSGLTALFGLEKQEA
- a CDS encoding response regulator, giving the protein MKKILLIEDNPEIRENIAEILALADYEVVQAEHGKAGVVLAQTEKPDLIICDIMMPQLDGYGVLHLLSKNPATSGIPFIFLTAKSEKEDFRKGMNLGADDYLIKPFDDLELLDAVEMRLKKNSIVKAEFQKNAEGLQDFIQEAKGLQELNNLIANERKLTHYQKKQQLFTEGQYPQALYFLNKGKIKTYKTNEEGREYITNLYKEGDFIGYLDLLEDKTYRESAEALEDAEVCLIHKEEFFSLLYHNRDVANKFIKILSDNLADREERLLKLAYNSVRKRVAEALLLVEKQYQKDKGKNYQVTMSREDLANIVGASKETVIRTLSDFKDEKLIDINGGKITIVNSDKLARMRN
- a CDS encoding hybrid sensor histidine kinase/response regulator; this translates as MSEKIKILLVDDDEDDFIITQDIINDIPGNPYHLDWTASFTEALTLIQEQKHQVYLVDYRLGAHDGLELIAMAIQSGSLAPFILLTGQSNRETDEKAMHIGASDYLVKGTFTPFDLERSVRYSLEHAKNLAEIQKLNTELEQRVMVRTQELAEAVIKLEETNKSLFEAQQEIKKALQKEKELNELKSRFVTIASHEFRTPLSTVLSSASLIGKYKLTEDDEKRQKHVNRIKSAVSNLTGILNDFLSLSRIEEGKIYNVPTSFALEPFAAGIVEEMQGYLKVGQQIHFQHQGQPDQVTLDKQLLKNILLNLLSNASKYSAEGKNIYLTTTITPETIILRVQDEGIGIPEADQTHLFTPFFRAQNATNYEGTGLGLNIVKRYVDIMQGTLTYESILQVGTTFTVQFGRNTTR